The window TCCCATTTCAGTCGAGTAACCGAGGAGATTCACAATGTTGCAATGTCTAATGTTGCAGAGAATCTCTAATTCCGTCTCGAACTCTCTTGTGTTTGTGTGGATTATGGTTGATGCGTTTGCTCTCTTAACCGCTACTTGCCTCCCGTCAGCTAACACGGCTTTGTAGACAAACCCGTAGCTTCCTCTGCCTAACTCATTGAATTCTTTAAACCCGTTGGTGGCATCTTTAAGCTCAGAGAGTCTGAACACTTGAGCAAAAGGTGTTACCGATGGAGCAGGGGAGATATATTCAAGTGGCTCGGTGTCTAAATCAGGCTTTCCTATACAAGACTTGAATTGATTCGCACCGCCATCATCTTTATTAGGACTAGAGACAATCCGTGGCACGACGCAGCAACCGATTATGATGATCAACAGAGCAGACGCGCAAGATCCGATGATTAAGACAAGTCTCTGTAGTTGATGCCAATGGTTGTCTGGAAAATTGCTGTTATGAAGCTTACATATGTCCGAACAAGAACTGTTTTGACAGAGCGAACAAGGCGTACAGATCCGATCAGAGTTCTCGGTACATGAACTAGACAAGAAAAACCCATGAGAGCAATCAGAACCGCAAGGTGAACAGACCATTAACTCTTTTCTTACACACAAACTCGTTAGGTCAGGTTCGTTGAGGATACTTGCGTTAAAAGCAAAGTCCTTTTCGTTACACGGACCAGCTCGACACATCCCTGGACTGCACAGCTCTAAAGGAGGATCGTAAGCTAAGGTCGATGACCCGTTAACCATCCAGGAATCAAGAACAAGATCCTCTTCTCTGATACCACAAACAATGAAATCAGATGAAGCAATTGCTTTGAATCCAGAACCTTTTGGAATCAATGAAAAATTTGAGTTTCCCCAACACTCAACCTCATGAGTATCCTCACGGATTCCACAGAAATGGCGAGGACCTGCGGTTAACGCGACGAATCGAGAATCATCCGTTGGAGAGTTGACAAAAGACTCATCCTCTCCCCAACACTTCACCTCCCGGGATGAGTTAAGAATCGCACAGAGTGAGTTTTTCCCGGCGGCTAAGACTTGGAAGCTATCAGAAGATGTATTAAACCCTAGATTAGTAGAACTGGGACCAAAACAGAGCAACCCACCATCTCTGATTCCACCACAGCTAAACCCATCACCAGATACAATATTGTTGAAGACGAGATTACTAACAAAGTGATCATAGAAGTTTGGATTCTCTTTAGCGATTAAGCTGTTGTTATTCTTAGCTCTTGTGATCTCCCAACAGTCGACAGTCCCAGAATCGTGATCGGAGTAGTAAGCTCCTCTAACTGCACAGACATGGCTGTTTCCAGCAGCGATCTGGGAGTAAGCAGTTGTCCTGTAAGCTAGAGGAACGAGATCCatacctgaagaagaagaaccaagtgAGCTGAAACAAAACGCCTGAGAAGTGTTGGATAGAATGCCGCAGAGAAACCCGTCTCCGCCTGAAAGAACCGCCATTGACGGAATGGTGTAACTTGCGGAAGCGGAGGAAGCAAgagatgaggaggaggaagaagaagaagatggagatgaaTAGTTTTTTCCCCAGCAGATAACATCTTGACGACCACTAGCGTCAATGGTGCAGAAGAAAGCAGAGCCGCCGAACGACGCGGCAATTGGACCGGAGGATCCGAACCCGGATCCGGGTTTGGAGAAAAGTAGtggaatgagagagagaaagaggagaaagagatgGATTTCCATTGTAAGTGAAGTTCATGAACTGAAAGATGAAGATTGAGACAAGCTGCCATTTGACAGTGTGATGGCTGACGAACAGAGAGAACGTGGGTGGCGTCCTCATGGTGAccatcaaaaccaaacaaaacaaaaagtataaatatttattattggattCGTTGGATCTCTCtcgtctataatatttgtatgcTTATTACAGTGACGACCGACTAAATTTTATAACACAACACATTCATGCAGGTACAAAACTTATTCAAGTTTTACATGAATGTGTTACAAT is drawn from Camelina sativa cultivar DH55 chromosome 1, Cs, whole genome shotgun sequence and contains these coding sequences:
- the LOC104755944 gene encoding serine/threonine-protein kinase-like protein CCR1; this translates as MEIHLFLLFLSLIPLLFSKPGSGFGSSGPIAASFGGSAFFCTIDASGRQDVICWGKNYSSPSSSSSSSSSLASSASASYTIPSMAVLSGGDGFLCGILSNTSQAFCFSSLGSSSSGMDLVPLAYRTTAYSQIAAGNSHVCAVRGAYYSDHDSGTVDCWEITRAKNNNSLIAKENPNFYDHFVSNLVFNNIVSGDGFSCGGIRDGGLLCFGPSSTNLGFNTSSDSFQVLAAGKNSLCAILNSSREVKCWGEDESFVNSPTDDSRFVALTAGPRHFCGIREDTHEVECWGNSNFSLIPKGSGFKAIASSDFIVCGIREEDLVLDSWMVNGSSTLAYDPPLELCSPGMCRAGPCNEKDFAFNASILNEPDLTSLCVRKELMVCSPCGSDCSHGFFLSSSCTENSDRICTPCSLCQNSSCSDICKLHNSNFPDNHWHQLQRLVLIIGSCASALLIIIIGCCVVPRIVSSPNKDDGGANQFKSCIGKPDLDTEPLEYISPAPSVTPFAQVFRLSELKDATNGFKEFNELGRGSYGFVYKAVLADGRQVAVKRANASTIIHTNTREFETELEILCNIRHCNIVNLLGYSTEMGERILVYEYMPHGTLHDHLHGGFSPLSWSLRMKIATQTAKGLDYLHNEAETRIVHGDVKSSNVLLDSDWVARVADFGLVTSSNEKNLDIKRDVYDFGAVLLEILTGRKRYDRDCDPPEIVQWTVPVIREGKAAAIVDKYIALPRNVEPLLKLADMAELCVRDDPNQRPTMSELANWLEQVTQEMHY